The window CAATATCCTAAACTCTTGTGCTGGTCGAATTGCAGCTACGGTTCTCCAGTACACTGTTCCGTAAGTATCGTCCTCTTCACTAACTATACATGACCCCGTTTTCTAACAGCCATTACAAAGTCGTGTGCTCTATGCTTGGGAGAACCCCAATGTACCCGTCGATGAAGTCGTTAACGACGTTCTGCGAGCATTCCATCATCCAGCTCTTCGTGATGAGCATGTTCAGATCCAACGGGACATGTTCCGCACCGTTCAGAGCTGGGCTAGTGAACATCCTCGCCGCCACGAACTCGACCGGCTTCTCTCTTCAGAGTCTGTCAAGCAGGGCAAAAACCACATTCTCAATCAGAAGACGAAGGGTGGTGTCAGCGGCCATGCTCATGACGCATGGAATACAGTTACACAGCTTGGTCACGGTAAAGTGTCCGGGTCTCTGTGGGAGCAAGTCAAAACCCGAGACTTAAACTCCATGGAGGGTCGTGATGGAAATCCGGCTGTGAACTATACTTCCaattctccagctcctccttctcgcTATTCGCCGCCGGCTCAAGGAGGTTATGGTTATGGAGAGAGTGCCTCGTACGTTTCTCAGTCTCATACGGAGTCATCTCATAGCCAGTCTTCTGGCTATCACCAGGGCTACCAGAGTCAACCACATTATTCACAGCACGAATACGGTTCCCATCAGCCGCAGTACCAACAACAGCAGtatcaccagcaacagcaataCGGCGGCGGGGGCCAACCTCCTCATGGATACGGTggcccagctcagcctcaGTATGCTCCTTATCATGGCCAAGGGCACCAGGATCAACAGCCTCCCTGGGGCTCTCAGCATGAGCACCGACATGGCTACTAAGTGTAACATACCTTGGGCTGATGCCGGGCATTCTGAAATTTCATATGGTGTCTAGAGCTGTGGCGTGTGTCTGAAGCATGTACGTTTCTGGAGGTGCTGTACGCTATCCATCTAGTAAATGGTGAGAGGATGATCAAGGGGGTCAGGATATGAAATACCACATAGTCTACATTTATTGAGTAACTCATGAATATACGTTCTTGCATTACATTTCTGAGAAGTTAACTGCAAGCCTATGACTCCGTCTGGCCTTACTCCATGCGATACAGTGTATATACGCctgtatatgtatatataaatCTCAAGCCAAAACTCGCTGTTCTTTATGCAGCCGCAAAATAATGATAAAAAGGAATCCTCCCCAATATGCTTCTGATAACAAATAACGTAACCGCCATTCCTTACAGCTTCCCGCGTCGTCGTCGCGGGTCTTGCGCCTCTGCACGTCGGGCATCTCTGAACTCCTTGGTCCCCAGACTACCCAGGCCACCTTCAGAACGACGCTCCCAGCCACCTAGCCGCACGACCTGGCATGTCGCATTGTCGCCATCGTCAGAAACTTCCGTTGCGTAGTCGACAACGCGGCGCGCGCCCTCCTCAGGggtcttggcctccttgatgaCGTCCACAATCTCTTGGTCGCTCAGCGTGCCAGAGACGCCGTCGCTCATGAGGACTATGAAGGAGTACTGGGCGGGGCCGAGCTCTACCCTTGTGATTTCTGGCTCTGCAGAGACGCCTATGCGCTTGCTCTTGATGTCACCGAAAGCCCGGCTGTTGGCTAGACCTGCAATGCGTTCCTCTCCGAAGCTATCGTTAGAAACCATGGAGCCAGCCGGAGCGTACCTACGCAAACGTCTGCTCTCGCCTGGTGTGGTGGGATGGTGATCTGAAGTCAGGGGCTGGGCGAGACCGGTCGCAGTATCGCACAGTAGCACACGGGTATCGCCCACATGTGCCACAATAATCGAAGAATGCGCACCGGGATGCCAAAATGGCGCGGGCGTAGGCGTTGAGATGAGCACAATCGATGCAGTAGAGCCTCCCTTGAACCGCGTAGTGCCACCAATAGAGTGACCTGAGGGAGTAGCGTGAGGCTGACCCAATATCTCGTCGTTGTTCACGGGCCTGTCGCTAACTCTCGAGTCATCCGGATCGGCTTTTCGGGCTTGAGCGGCAACGAAGTCCAAATCAGCGCGGAGAAAAGCGTATTCGAGGGCTTCTTCAATCGAGATGGTGCCGCTGTCACCGTCATCAGCGTGATTAAAGTGTTCTGGTTGAAAACGGCGAAAGTATCCTCCAATCGAGGCCCTATAGTCCTGCACAAGGTCCTTCTTCAGACTGATGGCCTTTTTATAATCTGATACCTCAACCGGCTCCGACTTGGCACTAGGAAGGGGATCTCCATGGCGCGGGGCTTTGACGATTCCTTCGTCACCCTCGCGACTTGGCAGCTTGATATCCTCCTTCACCTCATGAGGTCTCTTCATGTCTACATCATCAAGAGCTTGTTTGCGAGTCACCAGCCGGCTGGAGACCTCCCAAGGGTTCTTTTTGCGCAAGCTGCTCTGCAAGCCAAATTCCgccgctgcttcttcaatATACCCATGTAGCTCATCACGCAAGAAATGGGAACATTGAGCTCCTCCGTGCCCATCGAAGACCCCAAAGTAGAATATCTGGGGGTCTCCGAGGGCAGTGCCCGCCACTGTTGGCTCCCCTGGCTTCTGCTTCACGCTTGTCGGTGCCCTCTTTGCAAAAGCAGGCATGTTC of the Trichoderma breve strain T069 chromosome 4, whole genome shotgun sequence genome contains:
- a CDS encoding protein phosphatase 2C domain-containing protein; its protein translation is MANLANKALCSASRAAAHISPDAVAAQTIPASLRAARASNPQNPSDDASRLRSKTTVNRRQPYLAARARATLHPVLPWRCGARGVSRDTLVSLPPRSRYAQLAAGRDFHTYFITHLPSSSLHPDSGRFHGPGHKLPREASEPHTPSPGSAPAVSIPNMPSRDMTVVRIPLKRAKHHFGTATARGNRPYNEDADQAGIVNMPAFAKRAPTSVKQKPGEPTVAGTALGDPQIFYFGVFDGHGGAQCSHFLRDELHGYIEEAAAEFGLQSSLRKKNPWEVSSRLVTRKQALDDVDMKRPHEVKEDIKLPSREGDEGIVKAPRHGDPLPSAKSEPVEVSDYKKAISLKKDLVQDYRASIGGYFRRFQPEHFNHADDGDSGTISIEEALEYAFLRADLDFVAAQARKADPDDSRGGSTASIVLISTPTPAPFWHPGAHSSIIVAHVGDTRVLLCDTATGLAQPLTSDHHPTTPGESRRLRRYAPAGSMVSNDSFGEERIAGLANSRAFGDIKSKRIGVSAEPEITRVELGPAQYSFIVLMSDGVSGTLSDQEIVDVIKEAKTPEEGARRVVDYATEVSDDGDNATCQVVRLGGWERRSEGGLGSLGTKEFRDARRAEAQDPRRRRGKL